A window of the Caldisericota bacterium genome harbors these coding sequences:
- a CDS encoding DUF503 domain-containing protein: MQIGICVVWLGIPGTFSLKEKRQVCSSLFSRLRKNFNISLVEIGQQNSYRKSVIAVVTVNTEKAHLYSTLSKVVEFIKKDCRLNIENYTTEVL; the protein is encoded by the coding sequence ATGCAAATAGGAATTTGCGTAGTTTGGCTTGGCATACCCGGTACGTTTTCTTTAAAAGAGAAACGGCAGGTATGTTCGAGCCTTTTTTCACGTCTCAGGAAAAATTTCAACATCTCATTGGTAGAGATTGGACAGCAAAATTCGTACCGAAAATCTGTTATTGCTGTTGTTACTGTGAATACGGAGAAGGCACATTTATACAGCACACTATCAAAGGTTGTTGAATTTATAAAGAAAGATTGTCGACTGAATATAGAAAACTATACAACTGAAGTGTTGTAG